The following are encoded in a window of Clostridium thermarum genomic DNA:
- a CDS encoding MGH1-like glycoside hydrolase domain-containing protein: protein MSEPSYKIDSLPRGMYFDRKVYEPFEVKIFEKVKDKLPNPILTRGNGIIDCYWYAVKLAYKNIKRPTAESGFVSDFVDAAFNEDIFMWDTAFITMFCNLFHKYIPGICSLDNFYCKQLEDGEIPRELVRETGRDFYKWVNVYDKPLYSYFHYNYGHRRLKEINNISYDEMYKPNLGRVVPKNPYLTLDNLNHPIMAWAEYISYCQTGDLERLKLVAEPLFQYYKALWYHIRHANNLYVTDWASMDNSPRNKYLGCAVDTSCEMVLFANSLVDIMQELLDHQHIDEKLFKERSDFLRISSKLTKDAINALMWDEDQGFYFDLKDDGQRAPVKTIAAYWALISGVADEKKAQRLVQWLNDKNTFNRIHRVPVCAADEMEYDHQGGYWKGSVWAPTNTMVIYGLLKYGYDTLAKEIALNHLENVVKVFESTGSIWENYPPDHITSGNADKKEFVGWSGIAPILYTIQFRIGLQADALKQEVIWTIDAEEELSGCENYWFFGKTASFYASSKDGKVCLKIATKDRFKLQVKYLDRKYDFFIDGDRSLEIR from the coding sequence ATGAGTGAACCTAGCTATAAAATAGACAGTCTCCCAAGGGGTATGTATTTTGACAGAAAAGTATATGAACCCTTTGAGGTAAAAATCTTTGAAAAAGTAAAAGATAAGTTGCCAAACCCCATTTTGACCAGGGGCAATGGAATAATAGACTGCTACTGGTATGCAGTAAAGCTTGCCTACAAAAATATAAAGAGGCCGACTGCAGAAAGTGGCTTTGTAAGTGACTTTGTGGATGCGGCTTTCAATGAAGATATATTTATGTGGGATACAGCCTTTATAACCATGTTCTGCAACCTCTTTCATAAGTATATACCAGGCATCTGTTCACTGGATAACTTCTACTGTAAGCAGCTTGAAGATGGTGAAATACCAAGGGAGTTGGTGAGGGAAACCGGCAGGGACTTTTATAAGTGGGTAAATGTTTATGATAAGCCCCTTTACTCTTACTTTCACTATAACTATGGCCATAGGAGGCTTAAGGAGATAAATAATATTTCCTATGATGAGATGTACAAGCCCAATTTAGGCAGGGTAGTTCCTAAAAACCCCTATTTGACCTTAGATAATCTGAATCATCCTATAATGGCCTGGGCAGAGTATATAAGCTACTGTCAAACCGGAGACCTTGAGAGGCTAAAGCTGGTGGCAGAACCCTTATTTCAGTACTATAAGGCCCTATGGTACCATATCAGACATGCAAACAACCTATATGTTACTGATTGGGCCAGTATGGATAATTCCCCCAGGAATAAATACTTGGGCTGTGCTGTAGATACAAGCTGCGAAATGGTGCTGTTTGCAAATTCCCTTGTAGATATAATGCAGGAATTATTAGATCATCAGCACATTGACGAGAAGCTCTTCAAGGAAAGAAGTGACTTCTTAAGGATCAGCTCAAAGCTCACAAAGGATGCAATTAATGCCCTTATGTGGGATGAAGATCAGGGGTTTTACTTTGACCTGAAGGATGATGGCCAAAGGGCCCCAGTAAAAACCATAGCAGCCTATTGGGCCTTAATATCTGGAGTAGCCGATGAAAAAAAGGCACAAAGATTGGTTCAGTGGCTTAATGATAAAAATACTTTTAATAGAATTCACAGAGTTCCGGTCTGTGCAGCAGATGAAATGGAATATGACCACCAAGGCGGCTACTGGAAGGGGTCCGTCTGGGCACCCACAAACACCATGGTTATCTATGGACTCTTAAAATATGGATATGACACTTTAGCTAAAGAGATAGCTTTAAACCATCTAGAAAATGTGGTTAAAGTGTTTGAAAGCACCGGAAGTATATGGGAAAACTATCCCCCGGACCATATAACTTCCGGAAACGCTGATAAGAAAGAATTTGTAGGCTGGTCCGGCATTGCGCCGATACTATACACAATCCAGTTTAGAATAGGACTGCAAGCAGATGCATTAAAGCAAGAGGTAATTTGGACTATTGATGCCGAAGAGGAATTAAGTGGTTGTGAAAACTATTGGTTCTTTGGAAAAACAGCTAGCTTTTATGCATCCAGTAAAGATGGAAAAGTATGCTTAAAAATAGCAACCAAGGATAGATTTAAGCTTCAGGTTAAATACCTGGACAGAAAATATGATTTCTTTATTGATGGAGATAGGTCATTGGAGATTAGATAA
- a CDS encoding SGNH/GDSL hydrolase family protein has product MDNKKVVKINKAVIYGDSISTRNHGDGGYEALIKEKLNINEIYNHAIGSSGISKATPNSLVGLLDNEANIHKDADLIILWHGTNDWYWGAPLGDASSNDENTFYGAVRAVINKLRKLYPGANIVYLTPIFRYEIPDKCAVKEEGYISKNSINLTLIDYYEAIMELSVMLGFTTIDMRKLTNFHYYNAEKYFEDYIHPNEVGYKRIADIIASKVAVLSFD; this is encoded by the coding sequence ATGGATAATAAAAAGGTTGTTAAAATCAATAAAGCAGTAATATATGGCGACAGTATATCTACAAGAAATCACGGAGATGGCGGCTACGAAGCTTTAATAAAAGAAAAACTTAATATTAATGAAATATATAATCATGCAATAGGGTCTAGCGGGATTTCCAAAGCAACCCCCAATAGCTTAGTGGGCTTACTGGATAATGAAGCTAATATTCATAAAGATGCTGATTTGATTATACTATGGCATGGCACAAATGACTGGTACTGGGGAGCCCCTTTAGGGGATGCAAGTAGCAATGATGAAAATACATTTTATGGAGCTGTACGAGCAGTGATTAATAAGCTGAGAAAACTATACCCCGGTGCTAATATAGTGTATTTAACTCCAATATTTCGCTATGAAATTCCAGATAAATGCGCTGTGAAGGAAGAGGGATATATTAGTAAAAACTCTATAAATTTAACACTTATAGACTATTATGAGGCAATTATGGAGCTATCTGTAATGTTAGGATTTACAACTATCGATATGAGAAAGTTAACTAATTTTCACTATTATAATGCTGAAAAATATTTTGAAGATTATATTCACCCAAATGAAGTAGGCTATAAAAGAATTGCTGACATCATTGCTTCAAAGGTTGCTGTGTTAAGCTTCGATTAA
- a CDS encoding sugar phosphorylase: protein MKDFHVKSLELLKVIYKDETLKNAENIISSLIDKWENYKDIKNIKLNEKDAMLITYGDGIISDKEKPLRTLKKFLDENCQEEVTDVHLLPICPSTSDDGFSVSDYKTVDECLGDWEDIKALSNNYGLMIDAVVNHSSKSHAWFKACLDCVEEYKDYYIEADPDADYSMVTRPRALPLLTKFKTKEGEKFYWTTFSDDQIDLNFSNPVVLAEMIEVLLFYAQKGAKFIRLDAIGFAFKKLGTTCMHLEETHAIVKLMRLFLQEFFPSTYIITETNVPHLDNISYFGDGDEAHLVYQFPLPPLTMFSLQKGDTSKLTQWAKSLEDTPLKEGNTYFNFLASHDGVGVRPIEGILTEEEKNFLIDNVLKNGGRVSYRTNTDGSKSPYELNISYLNGITSPEKDNNEKFQRFMASQGIMLSMQGVPGIYYHSLLGSENWYEGVEASGINRRINREKLHYDKLTAEIKDETSLRHMVFTRYKELLKIRGSHSAFSPYASQKVLELSPSLFAVERYNESTDERIIAIVNVTDKNVKLKEPIVGRDLLASGQIEEVTDLKPYQIAWILL, encoded by the coding sequence ATGAAGGACTTTCATGTAAAATCCTTAGAATTATTAAAGGTAATATATAAGGATGAGACTTTAAAGAATGCAGAAAATATTATTTCTTCCCTAATAGATAAGTGGGAAAATTACAAGGATATAAAAAATATAAAGCTAAATGAAAAGGATGCAATGCTAATCACTTATGGAGACGGCATAATAAGTGATAAGGAGAAACCCCTCAGAACTCTGAAAAAGTTTTTAGACGAAAACTGCCAGGAAGAGGTTACAGATGTTCATTTACTTCCTATATGTCCGTCGACTTCTGATGATGGCTTTTCTGTATCGGATTATAAGACCGTGGATGAGTGCTTGGGAGATTGGGAGGATATCAAAGCACTAAGTAATAATTACGGTTTGATGATAGATGCAGTAGTTAACCACTCATCTAAATCTCATGCTTGGTTCAAGGCCTGCCTAGATTGTGTTGAGGAATACAAGGATTATTACATTGAGGCAGACCCTGATGCAGACTATAGCATGGTTACAAGACCTAGGGCCTTGCCACTGCTTACTAAGTTTAAGACCAAGGAAGGAGAAAAGTTTTATTGGACAACCTTCTCCGATGACCAAATAGATTTAAACTTCTCCAATCCTGTGGTTTTGGCAGAAATGATAGAAGTACTGTTATTCTATGCTCAAAAGGGAGCCAAATTCATAAGATTGGATGCTATTGGCTTTGCCTTCAAAAAGCTTGGCACAACCTGTATGCATCTTGAAGAAACCCATGCCATTGTTAAGCTTATGAGGCTGTTTTTACAGGAGTTTTTCCCAAGTACTTATATTATTACAGAAACCAATGTACCGCATTTAGATAATATAAGTTATTTTGGAGATGGAGACGAAGCTCACTTAGTTTACCAGTTCCCGCTGCCTCCATTGACTATGTTCTCACTACAAAAAGGGGATACAAGTAAGTTGACTCAATGGGCAAAGTCCCTGGAAGACACTCCATTAAAGGAAGGTAACACCTATTTCAACTTCCTGGCTTCCCATGACGGGGTAGGAGTAAGACCTATAGAAGGTATACTTACAGAAGAAGAAAAGAACTTCCTGATAGATAATGTACTAAAAAACGGCGGCAGGGTAAGTTACAGAACAAACACTGACGGAAGCAAAAGCCCCTATGAACTGAACATCAGCTACCTTAACGGCATAACCAGTCCGGAAAAGGACAACAATGAGAAGTTCCAAAGATTCATGGCTTCCCAAGGCATAATGCTCTCCATGCAAGGAGTTCCGGGAATTTACTATCATAGTCTGCTGGGTTCAGAAAACTGGTACGAAGGTGTGGAAGCTTCCGGTATCAACAGAAGGATAAACAGAGAAAAGCTGCATTACGACAAGCTTACAGCTGAGATAAAGGATGAGACTTCACTAAGGCATATGGTGTTTACAAGATACAAGGAACTTCTTAAGATAAGAGGGTCTCACAGCGCCTTTTCACCTTATGCAAGTCAAAAGGTATTGGAACTATCACCATCACTTTTTGCTGTTGAAAGGTATAATGAAAGCACTGATGAAAGAATTATCGCTATAGTGAATGTTACGGACAAGAATGTAAAACTTAAGGAACCTATTGTAGGAAGAGACCTTCTGGCTTCAGGTCAGATTGAAGAAGTTACAGATTTAAAACCCTATCAAATAGCTTGGATACTATTATAA
- a CDS encoding zinc-binding dehydrogenase, with protein MGKLLVLEQPKKVGYEEYEERELLANEVRIQTLYTGISAGTELTSYRGTSPFFNKKWDATNRIFEKETETSWTYPLKQWGYEEVGKVVEIGKDVQEVEVGDIIFGTWGHKSNHIAEESFAKDRKLHKDLDPICGIFSHIGAIGINAILDANIHVGETVAVFGQGVPGQIVTQLAKLNGARVIAVDLDDTRLAFAKKFGADIILNSGKCDAAKEIKEITKGLGADVAIEISGAPRALHEAIRCAAYSGRVVSSGFIQGEPKGLYLGEEFHHNRINLVCSQISGVDPSLSYRWNRLRLNHTVMDLQKEGKLDLKGLITHTIPFDEAAKAYELLDNATEQVLQMVLAL; from the coding sequence ATGGGTAAATTATTGGTTTTGGAACAACCTAAAAAAGTTGGCTATGAGGAATATGAAGAGAGAGAATTGTTAGCAAATGAGGTGAGAATTCAAACCCTCTATACCGGCATAAGTGCAGGAACGGAATTAACCTCATACAGAGGCACAAGCCCCTTCTTCAACAAGAAGTGGGATGCAACAAACCGAATTTTTGAAAAGGAAACGGAGACATCTTGGACCTATCCTCTAAAGCAGTGGGGATATGAAGAAGTGGGTAAGGTTGTGGAGATAGGCAAGGACGTTCAAGAGGTTGAAGTAGGAGACATCATCTTTGGAACTTGGGGACATAAGAGCAACCACATTGCAGAAGAAAGCTTCGCCAAGGACCGTAAGCTGCACAAGGACCTTGACCCTATTTGCGGCATATTCTCCCACATCGGAGCCATAGGAATAAATGCCATTTTGGACGCCAATATTCATGTAGGAGAAACTGTAGCTGTGTTTGGACAGGGAGTACCTGGACAGATAGTTACTCAATTGGCTAAGCTCAACGGGGCCAGGGTAATAGCTGTAGACTTAGACGATACCCGTCTAGCCTTTGCCAAGAAGTTTGGAGCCGATATCATACTTAATTCCGGCAAGTGCGATGCAGCAAAAGAAATAAAAGAAATTACCAAAGGTCTTGGGGCAGATGTAGCCATAGAGATATCCGGTGCGCCAAGAGCTCTTCATGAGGCCATAAGATGTGCTGCTTATTCAGGAAGAGTTGTTTCTTCAGGCTTTATACAAGGTGAACCTAAGGGACTGTACTTAGGAGAGGAGTTCCATCATAACCGCATTAACTTGGTTTGCTCGCAAATATCAGGAGTAGATCCATCCCTCAGCTACAGATGGAACAGATTAAGATTAAATCATACTGTAATGGACCTTCAGAAGGAAGGAAAGCTTGATCTTAAGGGGCTTATAACTCATACTATTCCTTTTGATGAAGCAGCTAAGGCCTATGAGCTTTTAGACAATGCCACAGAACAAGTACTTCAAATGGTCTTAGCGCTATAG